The genomic stretch TAAAATAAGACCTCGCCATAATccccatttcaaaaaaaaaaaattggaaaatttttttttttattagtaaatgACGCAGGTAAGCAATAGGTTTGAAGCCCAAGACCCTCATCCTCCATCCTGCTCTTATTGAAGGAGGAGGCACCATTTGAGCAAGAGCTCATTGGCTTCATAAAGTAAAAACTGATCTTCCCATCCTACAGCATCTAATAAAAGCAATGTAGAAGATATTTGTACGCAGCATTCAGGAAATATGATTAGCCCCATAGGGGAATCTTTTGATTCTCTCCCAAGTTGTTAGACCATAGGCACGCCAATGTCtaagttaacaaaaaaatacaaatttaaaaagCTAAGACGATTATCTTTCCCGCATGTAATACTGACACATGGGGCTTGTGTGTGTAACTAATATGACAGTCTACAGAAAAGTGGAATGTTGCATTCAGATGGATTAGCTGGAAAGGGGTTTCCTGGGCCTGTGGTCACAAGATATAATAATCTGAACCAGAGAGTGTTTGATAGATTTGCTCAAAATTCTTATACTCAAATGAAGAAAACCCCAAATACATAGCAAAATCAGGCCTCAAATGCTTGATCCAAGCATTCTGAAGACTGTAGAACACTCCATGCACATAAAGAATGATGATatcatataaaaacaaaacaaagcttAAATCAGCTACAGAAAGAGTGTTAGCATTTTTTTACCTATTCGAGAAAACCACCTCAAGTTCACTGTTAGATGCATCCTTAATAGCTTCAACTAAGACAGTAACAATTTCAGTCTTGCGAGTACTAGCCATGAGTAAATCATACTCTCTAGGAATTATTATTGCAAAGAAATTATCACTTAGTTCACTCAAACACATCTTCTCCACAGCTGCCAGGCCAATCCTCCGTTTAAGTGCATTAGTCTCCGGGTCAAGAATGTAAATGGCAACATCAGTAATTAATACAATACGTCGTTTCATCTTCCCTGAACCAGTGaacttcaaaattttatcaGCAAACAGAACGTGCCTGTCACCTGAAGAGATTAAAAAACGGGACTGGCAAAGTCAGTAATAATGTTCCTTTTTAGCgcttttttttgggtggggtgGGGGATGAGGGTTTTGAAGCGGAGATGGCAAAATACAATTAGACATGTTCAAGCACATCACATGTTTCTGAAACACACATTGAACCCATGTACTCTACTTATCTATCCCCTCCCCCAACctatcaaaacaaaaagatcAGGTGCTATCGTTGGTTGGGAATAACAAGAAATTCTAAGACACATTTTGGCGTAGAAAATAATGACACTCCTCAATCCCATTACTAATTTCtattgattttctctttatttttttaaagaacactATGCAAGAGCAAGATATAATGACTACCCTAGATAAGTAATCAAAACAATAGGTTGTCAAAGATCAGAATAGAAAAACAAACCTAAGGCATCTAcacatttatttctttctttgatgaaCTTCTACAACTTGATCATGTGGTGTTCTTTTAGGCTAAAAGTTGGCAATATCTAAACACATTTTACCTCTCCCCATAAGTACGTTGACAGATGGACCAAAGTACTTATCCACAAGAATAAATTGAATAAAGTCAATAAACATTTCCAGTATATTAATGAAGAGTAATTCTAAACACTTAACTTTTACCTCTTagactttttcatttttaataaaggctGATTCAAAGGCAAATGAGCACCGTCACATCAGCCTAGTGAGATGGGAGTAGGATGAGAGTGgagtatgtaacattactcattaatGAAGGATCTCGTATTACAGATTTGAGAATCACCAAAAATAACACCAAATGAAACTAGTAAGAACCCTTTCTCACTCCAATTTTCATTACCCCCAATCAAATTAACTTTATGCTAACCACATCTACCAGACTTTAAACTTACATATTTGATTAAAGCAAACACTTGGATCAAACCAATATGTGAAAAGTTGAAACTTATAAGTTTAAGGGTTGTTCTTTGCTCAAGACAACAGAAGAACACACATGTGGATGGCACAAATGAAGCGTGCAATATACCATGATCATCAAAATAGCATCACTTAGATGGCATTCCAGTCGCTTTATATAACCCAAAAATGGCAGGCAAGCGGTATAACGAAAACTAGAGTCATTTCAATGTTATTAGAAACAAAATACGCTCATCCTCCACATGATAAATAAACCCAATATCACGAAATTATTCGATAACTAAAAAAACCCTCTCTCCACAAACTACTACTCAGATGAGAAAATGCATGTTTCTCTAGGAAacctattttacatttttgcGAACTAAAAACAATCCAAAGCAATAGAACAATTCATAGAAGTATTCTGAATCCAAATTTCccaaattgatttaataaaaacaaaaatattcagtCACCAACTCCGAGATTCCACCCAAGCATACAATTCTTGAATCTGGCAATATCAAATCATCGTGTAGAAAGAATCTATTCACCAACCAAAATTTCCCACCGTTGATTTACCAGGTTCAAACTATGCCTCTGTCAAATTCGCACTCAAAAGTCGCATAAATTCTTGTCATTTCAGGTCTCAACCCATTAGAATacgaaataaaacaagaaaatcaaaaacaaagcaaaacaagcATTGCATATATGTGAATGCATGGAAAGCAGACCTTGTTTCTGCAAAAGCTTGATCAAGAAGGGGTGGGAGGCCACGTCGATGTAGTCGCCCTTATAGTCTCTGTGGAGCGAGGCTTTTCTGCGGACCTTCACGCCCATGAACGGCTCTTGATCGTCCGTCACATTGCTATTGGATGGTCTTAATCGCATTCCGTTTTCATCTTCTTCGACGCCGTCGTATTTGGGCTGCTGTGATTGGTCGATTTGGACCCGCCTCTGCGGCCTGATCCGCTCCATTTCTCTCGGGCTCGGCGGAGGCGAGTCTGACTCGGTATGAGCCCAGTCAGTTTTGGAGcgcagagaaagagaggaagggAGGCCAAGGCTAAAGTGGTTCGGTGCGCACTATGTGGGGGACGTGGGTGGGTCCGTTTTCTTTAGTCGGATTCTCCACCGGTCGATCGCGTTAGCTTAGCCACGTCAATTATTTGACGTGCAATTATTGCAAGGTCTGGAGGAAATCACAGCCGTTGGTGTTGTAGAATTCCCTACTCATCAATTATTATAAAACAACTTTTGCTTAGCCCCGACgtaattctaattaaaaagagTAGTTATTATTCATGTGGACAGATTCCTGTCATTTAAATCCCTTcaattttctccaattttttttataacatacaATTAGCATGatagaaaatggagaaaatgttttcatGGCGACGATATGCTTCaaaaaataataggaaaaatataaaaaagcctctcaaactatcagCCGTTTGTAATATAGTTCTTCAATATTCAAAAGGTATTAAAGTAaaccccaaactactaaaatgtatcaaaaaggccacttattttcttatattcttataataccccttcttttaacaaataaaataataaaataattgtaaaaaaaaaaaaccaaacaattttttaaaaatacaaaaaaaaaaaccaattggcgaataaataccaaaaaaaaaaaaaagtttttggaataaataaataatttaggctAACAGCAGTTactaatttaagccaactacagtAACTATTCATgtcatattaaagtaaaatcaagaGTACGGTTTttgagatatttaaaaaaaaaaaaaaaaaacaatttagtccctgcggtcaaattctgttaaaaatttgtttttattcccccattgattttattttaagacgacatgaagcaatttgtaatttaggccaactacattgactaattatttatttattccaatttttatttttttattttatttttgtatttattcgcccattagtttttttttttgtatttttcactaatttttttgtattttttttttttaacaattattttattattttattttttaaaagaataggggtattataggaatataaaaaaaaaaaaaaaaaaaaaaaaaagtgacctttttcatacattttgatagtttggggtgctactttagtaccttttgaatattAAGAAACTATATTACAAACAGCTGGTAATTTaaggagcttttttatatttttcccaaaaataatcATACCATTTACTTTTCCATATCCGAAAGGAAGTAGAGCAGCTCATGTATGCACATCGAATCATTCAAATAGTCAGTTATATCATTTATGCTTCCTGTGGGTATTTAATGTAGGAATTATATGTCACCTTCACACTTCCAATGCAAGTGGCCATGGCCAATTGagtgaaatagaaaagaaaatcagCTGTCAATCATAGGCACACAATTTGTTCCAGCATCCTTATCTCAGCATTCAAGGGTTAGAAACTTCCTTTACTCTCCGCTATTTTGATTTAAgatcttatttttcaatttgatgtttAGATTCATTCTACATTTCAAAACCTCTATTGAGATTTTAGTCAAAtagctaacaaaaaaaagtgtgaaATACTATTataaacgaaaagaaaaattattatataattaagatACATCACCAGCACTCAACAACAATTTCTCTCTTcctaaaacagaaaatgaaatcTGAAACTCATTCCTAGTCTCTTGCAAAGCTTTTTGACTGATGACTCGGTTACTCACCAATGCTCAAGGCTGCCACAACCCCCATTTAGATGAGCAGTAATTTGTGTAATTAACTGAAACATGTACACGTCCCTAAGAAGGTAAAAGGGACTCAAGAAAGCTGCAACTTATTCAGTCTGCTGATATATGCCTATAAGCAACAGCCATGCTTGTTCTCACATATTATGATACAGACATAGGTGTTAGACAGTACCTCCGGCCACCTTCTAAAAAAGTTGTTCAATGTGATAGTTGTGGCACATGAGCAGCCAGAAATCCCTGTCCGGACAAGATTGAAAGCCAGTGCCAAACCGGACAACGAGCCATCATATTCTAGCTTCCAGGAAGATTTCCATCAAAAAACAGCCACTCCTCTCAACAATTAAGCAACAAATATCACGCTACAGAATGTCAATTCTCTATTCTCTTTTCCCCTGTTGCAGTAGAGAAACCAAAACATTAAACCGCTGCATCCAACATGATTTAAAAGTCAAGGATTGGCATCAAGTCATGTTTTGCGTTTTAACCAAGGTGATTCGTGAGTAACTCTTAAGAATTTAGGTATTATATCTAGATTATAATTCctattattgttaaaaaaaaaaaggtaatgacTTGATTAGTACAGTAAATCTCCGACCAAGTTACTCTCCTGACATCAGAAAGCTAATATGGTAAGCAACTTCCCATGCCTGCACCGGTTTGAAAAAAGTAGCTTTGAGTTGGGACCCGTGCAGGTACAACATGGTCAGATTATATTCATGATAAATTAAGCATGCCAAGAGtgaacaacataaaattaatgagCCCAACCCACAAACTGTTAAATGAACAGAGAGAATTCGTGATCTTACCAGTTAGTATTGACACCAAGATTTAATTTTGCATGCAATAATATTGAGGAGCCAGCTCAGCTAACCACAAGTAATCGATTTTAGTTATGTTGCGGATATACTTGTGATTTGTTTGGACTAGTTCGTTGAAAACTATGCACTCTGGTTTTGCCTGGAATAACACAGAAGAAGGGTGGATCTGCACCACCTGACCACTTGCCAAAGCCCTGTCATTTAATCAGGTAAGCATGAGAAGTCTAATTGAGAATGGAGCATTATAAACTaaccaaaaatacaaacatGTGACAAGTGAAAGTCGAATATATTGACTAGCCATCAAACAACAGGAACATCTTCAAATGTGATGTAGACCTCATTAAAAGGCATAAAGAGAAGTGGAACTATAAGATCTGCCAGATGCATTTCAACATCATTCGTGTCAAGTTTACACTTAATACCTGTATGTTCCCTCAGGCTGCTTCAAAGCTGCATTGAGGAAAAATGAAGCAGCAAGACATCTGCAGAACTGAAGCATGTCATCTCCACAAGAAGCAAGACGAAGACCCATTTGTTCAACATTCCCCCGAATTTGACTGCAATAAAGCACCTAATATACTTAAGGATGGAGATCTGGGGTAAACTAAAATGGATCAGATATTAATGATCTTCTGAATGGTGAAACCATTTTGGTACATTTCTGGgaacaaaacctaaaaaatacACATAACTCTGACAAGGATAAAAGACAGCCAACCTGTGGACGTCACGAGCGTGCCTCAGGGAACGACTATTGATAAAATTTTCCTTGCACCACTTTCTcagaattttttcatttttctctttactaAGACCCACTGTTctcttctccaagaactcaTTAGATGCGCGATATACATTAACCAACGTGAGGTGGTCTCCCTCTGGACATGAAAAGCATTTCATTGCAGTTCTTGCCTGACCAATACCAGAAAAACATGGCAGAAAAAATTACTACATGCCCATATGCCTGACAACAATAAAGCAACAAGGCTAAGGAGCTGCAGTAGTCCTCTCTATATTGAGATAATATACACCGAAATGGGTGATAacaaatcaatataaaaaaattccacaaaTTATTTAAGCTATGAACAACTCATTCCATAATTACTGCCTAAACTAAAATTCCCATCACTCATTGAAGCATTAATCTCCCACTAAACAGATCTACATGATATTAGTACTGTGTCCTTCAAGACCCTTTGCTAATAATCATTATATCTAATAGCAAACCAAACAGAACCATCTAACATATGGATTAAATTCTTGCTCATTACCACTTGCTTGTATTACTTATCATGTGACTAATTAAAAATAGTATTAAGTATTCATTCAGTCACAGTCATATCATTGCCCAACTATAAGATCAATGAAAATATCATCACGAGCACATTAGAAGTAGCAATTTCCATGCAATATACCTCTTCTAATTTTTCACGAGGGGCATAAAAAATAGATTCCACTGAGAGCATCGCAACAGTTATCAACATTTCTTCCAAGCAGTTGAACTGACTAGCCAGGATAAGAGCTCTTGAATAAATAGGGTCTAGGGGGAGCTGAGCCATTTGATGGCCAACAGGATCTGAAAGTTTACATTCATCTGTTAAAGCACCTAGTAAGAACAACTGCTCCAATGATTTGACAATAGATGCCCTGTCCgaacatgcaaaaaaaaaaaaatcatgtaccAATAGACAtctttgaaagataataaaGCAAAAGTTTAGTAACAATAG from Corylus avellana chromosome ca1, CavTom2PMs-1.0 encodes the following:
- the LOC132184759 gene encoding uncharacterized protein LOC132184759, with product MERIRPQRRVQIDQSQQPKYDGVEEDENGMRLRPSNSNVTDDQEPFMGVKVRRKASLHRDYKGDYIDVASHPFLIKLLQKQGDRHVLFADKILKFTGSGKMKRRIVLITDVAIYILDPETNALKRRIGLAAVEKMCLSELSDNFFAIIIPREYDLLMASTRKTEIVTVLVEAIKDASNSELEVVFSNRFEYRAAADLVKEVQFEEVEGGVKTRIVRK